A genomic region of Arachis hypogaea cultivar Tifrunner chromosome 5, arahy.Tifrunner.gnm2.J5K5, whole genome shotgun sequence contains the following coding sequences:
- the LOC140184627 gene encoding uncharacterized protein, with protein MASNITMEHVESQRGRDAIPSQWGGKKIRSSSEPRGKDSNFLEERVSMLENVLSSMDERFQRIEHDKETLEAHVLGELDDFKESMLQIKEKLENSLKLFEEVRVWFEEAKSRPTIIRETTKIDLPKPKEFKGVRDTREVENFLWQMERYFEGQGVVEEAIKVRTAAIYLSHNATLWWRRKCIDMEKGTCNIATWEDFKRELKRQFFPENVVYEARKKLRELKHKSTISDYVKEFTTLTLQIPNLASEDALFFFIDGLQPWAKQELQRRNVKDVDEAIVVAESLTEYHRGDSKPKSSSKPSSAKGGGDKGKSFSIKKEGTYSSKKEYEEKKKAFVPKGGCFVCKGPHQMKDCPKVGTLASIAEEREDQTQVTECVGSIQHINAVKGKEASTAEKKGLMYVKAFINEKPVMAMIDTGATHNFITPDEAKRLGLKITEKNGWFKPVNTKGEPLKGVAKGVEMTLGSWKGLVDFSVAPMDDFKIVIGLDLQRKANIIPMPYYDVVCVMEKGSPCMVPTVSKVGGPPILSAMQLKKGFKKGEITYLALLQEESTSEREDVPPKIKEVLEENKDVMPSELPKQLPPRRKVDHKIELELGAKPPASSPYRMAPPELEELKKQLKDLLDDGFIRPSKAPYGAPVLFQKKHDGSLRLCIDYRALNKVTIKNKYPIPLIADLFDQLGRAKWFSKLDLRSAYHQVRIADGDEPKTTCVTRYGSYEWLVMPFGLTNAPATFCTLMNEIF; from the coding sequence ATGGCTTCTAATatcaccatggagcatgttgagtctcaaaggggaagggatgctattccttctcaatggggaggcaagaagatccgttcttcaagtgagcctagaggtaaggactctaacttcttagaagaaagagtttctatgttagaaaatgttctatcctctatggatgagcgcttccaaaggatagaacatgacaaGGAGACCCTCGAGGCTCATGTGTTGGGAGAATTAGATGatttcaaagaaagcatgctccaaatcaaagagaagcttgagaattccttgaagttatttgaggaagttcgagtttggttcgaggaggcgaaatctcgaccaaccattataagggagacgacaaagattgatctccccaagccaaaggagttcaagggtGTAAGAGACACTCgcgaggtggagaacttcctatggcaaatggagaggtacttcgaaggccaaggggtggttgaagaagcaataaaggtacgcactgcaGCTATCTACCTTTCTcataatgctactttgtggtggaggagaaagtgcatagatatggaaaagggtacttgcaacatagccacatgggaagatttcaaaagggaattgaaaagacaattcttccctgaaaatgtggtttatgaagcaaggaagaagttgagagagttgaagcacaagagtacaaTTAGTGACTACGTAAAGGAGTTCACTACTCTCAcgcttcaaatccccaacttagcatcagaggatgcattgttcttcttcattgatggactccaaccttgggcaaagcaagaactacaaagaaggaatgttaaggatgtcgatgaggccatcgtggtggccgaatcactcactgagtatcataggggagactctaaacccaagtctTCCTCCAAGCCTAGTTCTGCTAAAGGTGGGGGAGACAAGGGGAAGAGTTTCTCAATCAAGAAGGAAGGAAcatactcttcaaagaaagagtacgaggaaaagaagaaggctttcgtgcccaaaggaggatgcttcgtgtGCAAGGGGCCACACCAAATGAAGGACTGTCCCAAGGTAGGGACTCTGGCATCTATCGCCGAGGAACGAGAAGATCAAACTCAAGTAACTGAGTGTGTTGGATCCATCCAACACATAAATGCTGTGAAGGGCAAAGAGGCAAGCACCgcagaaaagaaaggcttgatgtatgtcaaagcctttatcaatgaaaaacccgttatggctatgatcgacactggtgctacacacaacttcatcacgcctgatgaagcaaagagacttgggttgaagatcaccgaaaagaatggctggttcaaacccgtgaacaccaagggtgaaccccttaagggagtagcaaaaggggttgagatgactcttggttcttggaagggccttgtggatttctcagtagcacccatggacgattttaaaatagtcatcggactcgatttgcaaaggaaagcaaatataatacctatgccatactacgacgtagtatgcgtcatggagaaagggtctccatgcatggtccctacagTCTCTAAAGTTGGCGGACCACCGATACTGTCTgctatgcaactcaagaaagggttcaagaagggagagattacatatttggctctattacaagaggagtcaacatctgaaagagaagacgttcctcccaaaatcaaggaagtccttgaagaaaataaggatgtgatgccttccgagttgccaaaacaactaccacctAGGAGGAAGGTGGACCACAAGATTGAATTAGAGTTAGGAGCAAAGCCGCCCGCCTCATCACCATATAGAATGGCACCGCCAGAACTCGAGGagttgaagaagcaactcaaggatttgctagatgatgggttcatccgtccatcgaaggcaccttatggcgcaccagtcttattccaaaagaagcatgatggttcattgaggctatgcatcgactatcgagcacttaacaaggtaaccatcaagaacaaataccccattcctttgatagccgatttgtttgatcaacttggtagagccaagtggttctcaaagctagatttgaggtcagcatatcaccaagtgagaattgccgatggtgatgagcctaagaccacgtgtgtcacgaggtatggatcgtatgagtggttggtgatgccttttggcttgaccAACGCTCCTGCGACCTTCTGTACCTTGATGAATGAGATCTTTTGA
- the LOC112802804 gene encoding putative F-box protein At5g60060, whose protein sequence is MDEINRWADIDEDLSKEISKRFHAYHDYIQLRLICKQWSLKLPKIPDGNKIPWLLLPDETVKNHWYEDEEIYHLMQLAAADDETLDTCALEEKDIYHVMLPEMQSYTKFIRGSAHGWLIVQSISDGTMQMLNPFTHRSLDLPPVSTLPTIIDYQPDNHGNEYTLWDFRDIRSTLDRDRVHRFQVEKVIINLSPEHDIENFMAVVIFGPNQRLAFYKPGNMRWEEFPTRDKWFEDVIFFQEKIYAINNVGQLYEFDTKTRAGLKGGIHETRPPPEIPRGPHTPKYLIGCANGSLLMLVRHVGPPLGRKSKEYETSKFDIYELKRNRKQWSTLDNLGNYILVIGFNSSVQIPAPFLSKGNQIWFTDNQIELKSSFYDPVAQDIGIFDLDHGSFQRVLLEVKFFCSPVWLLSS, encoded by the coding sequence ATGGACGAGATTAATCGATGGGCAGACATTGATGAAGATTTGTCGAAAGAAATTTCAAAACGGTTCCATGCCTACCATGATTACATCCAACTTCGATTGATTTGCAAACAGTGGAGCTTGAAACTTCCAAAGATTCCCGATGGAAACAAAATTCCATGGTTATTGTTACCTGACGAAACTGTCAAGAATCATTGGTACGAAGACGAGGAGATTTATCATCTCATGCAATTAGCTGCTGCAGATGATGAAACTCTTGATACTTGCGCCCTTGAAGAGAAAGATATTTACCATGTCATGCTGCCAGAGATGCAGTCGTACACTAAGTTCATCCGCGGTTCTGCTCATGGATGGTTGATTGTTCAATCCATATCTGATGGCACTATGCAAATGTTAAATCCATTTACACATCGTAGTTTGGATCTTCCTCCGGTCTCAACTTTACCTACTATAATTGATTACCAACCTGACAATCATGGGAATGAATACACACTGTGGGATTTTCGTGACATTAGGAGCACCCTGGATAGAGATAGGGTGCATAGATTCCAAGttgaaaaggttattataaactTATCTCCTGAGCATGACATTGAAAATTTTATGGCGGTGGTGATATTCGGACCTAACCAGAGACTGGCCTTTTACAAGCCTGGCAATATGAGATGGGAAGAATTTCCAACCAGGGATAAGTGGTTTGAGGACGTAATATTTTTCCAAGAAAAGATATATGCCATAAACAATGTTGGGCAGCTGTATGAATTTGATACAAAGACAAGAGCAGGACTTAAGGGAGGGATCCATGAAACCAGACCTCCACCTGAAATTCCCCGAGGCCCTCACACGCCTAAATATCTTATTGGGTGCGCCAATGGAAGCTTATTGATGTTGGTAAGACATGTTGGCCCTCCCTTGGGGAGAAAAAGCAAGGAATATGAAACTTCCAAATTCGATATCTATGAGTtaaaaagaaacagaaaacaatGGTCAACATTAGATAATTTAGGTAACTATATACTAGTGATTGGATTTAATTCTTCTGTTCAAATTCCTGCGCCTTTTCTAAGTAAAGGAAATCAGATTTGGTTTACAGATAACCAAATAGAGTTGAAATCATCATTTTACGATCCTGTTGCTCAAGATATCGGCATCTTCGACTTGGACCATGGAAGTTTTCAGAGAGTATTGTTAGAAGTGAAGTTCTTTTGTTCTCCTGTTTGGTTGTTATCTAGCTAG